Genomic window (Magnolia sinica isolate HGM2019 chromosome 10, MsV1, whole genome shotgun sequence):
GGAATCCACCTAATAAGCTCTGCCCAACTGAGTGGCTGTTGAAGGCTCCATCCCTGTGCCACTCATATGACCCGATCTCATTGTCTACAAATGGCCTGCTGCTGTTTCCCATTAGCAGTCCACCACCAATCCCAACATATGGACCCACACCGCTTGATGTCGATGGCCCAAAATCGCTACCTGTCAGTTTTACCAAGGCACCTGAGTATGCATTGACCAGGCCTGGGAATGTAGGGTCAAACAAGATCTTGGGCTGTGGTGGAGAAGGAACAACTGCAGGTGTGGGTTGTCCTGGGAATGGTGTGTTTACAGTATTAGGCTGATGACGCTTAGCTGCTAGATGTTTTGCATTCTCTGAGGACCCTAGCTCCTTGGCTTTCCTCTTCTGAGCTGCTCTTTCCTGTGCCTTCACAACAAGGTCTGAGATATGTTTCTCTAACGTGGCAATTTTCTCATTGGTCTTCCAATGAGCAAGCTCATCAGCATTGAGCCTAAAGTCCTCCACACACTTGACAACTGATTTCAGAGCGGCCAGTTTCTTCTTACATACTTCTTTCTGCTGCAGCAGGTCACAGCATGGCAGCATGAGAAAAGTGACAAACCCCAATACAAGTGTTGTAGGAGTTCCTAGTAGTGGTAGTAATagcaataaaaataataaaagagcaTACCAGTGCTTCTGGCAAACCCTGTCCTTCTTTCCTCATTTTCTTTGCAGTTTTATCAGTTACACGTAAGAAGGATGACAGCATG
Coding sequences:
- the LOC131217620 gene encoding protein FRIGIDA-like — its product is MVTLLVALLASYSLIHSTDIIPWMEKNGMHTAAVGLVCKLELKDKFPPQAMLSSFLRVTDKTAKKMRKEGQGLPEALQKEVCKKKLAALKSVVKCVEDFRLNADELAHWKTNEKIATLEKHISDLVVKAQERAAQKRKAKELGSSENAKHLAAKRHQPNTVNTPFPGQPTPAVVPSPPQPKILFDPTFPGLVNAYSGALVKLTGSDFGPSTSSGVGPYVGIGGGLLMGNSSRPFVDNEIGSYEWHRDGAFNSHSVGQSLLGGFLPSAVPQSLPEPSALMLPSHRDPGNLYQFADIVLEGESYYGSSHMGNVAPAAAPAQAPVYHHHPYY